The Collimonas fungivorans Ter331 genome has a segment encoding these proteins:
- a CDS encoding 4-hydroxybenzoate 3-monooxygenase: protein MQTQVAIIGAGPAGLLLSHLLHLNGIESVVLESRSRAEIEATIRAGVLEQGTMDILNQSGVGARMQREGVVHHGIELAFGGRRHRIDLTELTGRSITVYAQNEVIKDLVAARLAVDGKILFEVSDVSLHDLQGKTPSVRYTQLGEPAVLQADFVIGCDGFHGVSRPAIPENPRQDFQRSYPFGWFGILVEAPPSSDELIYAQHQRGFVLVSTRSPTVQRLYFQCDPKDDVDNWSDDRIWSELNTRLACSDGWALKEGRIFQKNIIGMRSFVSTPMQYGRLFLAGDAAHIVPPTGAKGLNLAVSDVRLLASGFEQFYRDGRQDLLAGYTEAALKRVWRAEHFSWWMTSMLHNFADASPFQQQLQRAELDYVVASRAAATALAENYVGMQF from the coding sequence ATGCAAACGCAAGTAGCCATTATCGGCGCCGGCCCGGCCGGCCTGCTGCTGTCGCACCTGCTGCACCTGAACGGCATCGAATCGGTAGTACTGGAAAGCCGCAGCCGGGCCGAGATCGAGGCCACCATCCGCGCCGGCGTGCTGGAACAGGGCACGATGGATATCCTCAATCAAAGCGGGGTCGGCGCCCGCATGCAGCGCGAGGGCGTGGTGCATCATGGCATCGAACTGGCCTTCGGCGGCCGCCGCCACCGCATCGACCTGACCGAGCTTACCGGACGCTCGATCACTGTCTATGCACAGAATGAAGTGATCAAGGACCTGGTGGCCGCACGCCTTGCCGTTGACGGAAAAATCCTGTTCGAAGTGAGCGACGTCAGCCTGCACGATCTCCAGGGCAAGACCCCTTCGGTGCGCTATACGCAACTGGGAGAACCCGCCGTGCTGCAAGCCGATTTCGTGATCGGCTGCGATGGCTTTCACGGTGTCTCGCGCCCCGCCATTCCGGAGAATCCACGCCAGGATTTCCAGCGCAGCTACCCGTTCGGCTGGTTCGGCATCCTGGTCGAGGCGCCGCCGTCTTCGGACGAACTGATCTATGCCCAGCATCAGCGCGGCTTCGTCCTGGTCAGCACCCGCTCGCCTACGGTGCAGCGCCTGTACTTTCAATGCGATCCCAAGGATGACGTAGACAATTGGTCCGACGACCGCATCTGGTCGGAACTGAACACGCGGCTGGCTTGCTCGGACGGCTGGGCGTTGAAAGAAGGCCGCATATTCCAGAAGAACATCATCGGCATGCGTAGCTTTGTCTCTACCCCTATGCAATACGGCCGGCTGTTCCTGGCTGGCGACGCCGCCCATATCGTGCCGCCCACCGGCGCCAAGGGCCTTAATCTTGCCGTCTCGGATGTACGTCTGCTGGCAAGCGGATTCGAACAGTTCTACCGGGACGGCCGGCAAGACCTGCTGGCCGGATATACGGAGGCCGCGCTCAAGCGCGTCTGGCGCGCCGAGCATTTCTCCTGGTGGATGACCAGCATGCTGCACAATTTCGCCGATGCGTCGCCGTTCCAGCAGCAGTTGCAGCGGGCCGAACTGGATTATGTGGTCGCGTCGCGCGCCGCGGCCACGGCGCTGGCCGAAAACTACGTCGGCATGCAGTTTTAA